The sequence TTAAAAAAGATGTGTTCCTTTTTCATGTTGAATTACTAAGTCCGTTCGTTTATGAATAACATAATGAAGGCATCGTTACGAATCACGGATCCTTTTAATCAACACGGCCGTAAAACTGATTAAATTCAGGGTTTAAAATATAAGCTCTTATCAAACGCCGTATTCAAGAGCTTACAATGATCTCCTCCATTTAATCATATGGAGATGGACAAGCATTTATGACAAAAATTCAATCCTTGTATATTTTCATTTTGTTCGGTAATACTATTCGGAAGGAAGGATTTGAGGCTCATTTTCCATTCAAGGAGATATCCGTTATTTTTCCAATATAAAAAACCGCATGATGCTTCAATGCGGTTTTCTACGGAATTTTCTTATGCATTTAAATCAGAGACAATCTTCTCATCATAAGAGGCGACCTCTTCTACTTCTTTGACTCTTTCAATGTCTGCGCCTAGTGAAGCCAATTTTTCATGGAAATCAACATATCCACGGTCCAAATGCTTTAATTCAGTCACACGTGTGATACCGTCAGCTACAAGACCAGATAGAACTAAAGCCGCAGCCGCACGTAAATCTGTCGCAGCCACTTCCGCTCCTTGTAGATTTGAAGGGCCATTAATTACAACAGAACGACCTTCAATCTTCAAATCAGCATTCATACGACGGAATTCTTCGACATGCATAAAACGATTTTCAAAAACGGTCTCCGTAATCATGGAAGTTCCTTGAGCATGAAGAAGGAGTGCCATCATTTGTGATTGCATATCGGTTGGAAATCCTGGATGCGGCATTGTTTTAATGTCCACAGCCTTTAAATGATCGCTACCAATTACACGAAGCCCCTCATCCTCTTCCATAATCGTAACGCCCATTTCCACCATTTTTGCAATTAATGAGTTAAGATGCTCTGGTACGGCTCCTTTAACAAGAACATTCCCGCCTGTAATCGCTGCAGCGACCATAAAGGTTCCTGCTTCAATTCGGTCAGGAATAATATGATGTTCAGCGCCATATAACACATCGACACCTTCAATTCGAATGGTTCCTGTGCCAGCACCTTTCACTTTTGCTCCCATTTTATTAAGGAAGTTTGCTAAATCGACAATCTCTGGTTCTTTCGCTACGTTATCAATGACTGTTACTCCATCTGCTAAGACGGCAGCCATCATAATGTTTTCAGTTGCTCCTACACTTGGAAAATCCAAATATATTTTAGCTCCATGCAAACGGCCATTTTTAGCTTCTGCTTCAATAAAGCCATTTCCGACTTTCACAGTAGCTCCCATAGCCTCAAAGCCTTTTAGATGTTGATCAATCGGTCTTGATCCAATCGCACAGCCACCTGGTAAGGCGACGCGAGCACGACCATTTCTTGCAAGTAGTGAGCCCATCACTAAGACAGACGCTCTCATTTTTCTAACATATTCAAACGGTGCCTCTACACTCAACGTTCTAGATGCATCCACGATGACCGTGTTATTTTCAAAAGCCACATCGGCATTTAAATAACGTAAAACTTCATTGATGGTGTATACATCGGAGAGTGTAGGCACATCTCGAATGACACTTCTTCCATCACTTGCTAACAGTGTTGCGGCGATTACAGGTAAAACAGAGTTCTTTGCACCCTCTACTTTCACGGTTCCGCTTAACCTTTTTCCGCCACGGACGATAATTTTTTCCAAAGTATTCCCCTCCGCGTCCATTATCTCTATATTAATATTCAATCGTTATGATGGGTGTGCCAACTACAAGTGTAGTTTTTCCGCCCAAACCTTGGTTTCGTAATCCTAGTTGTAAATTAATTCTTTCTGTATGACCCTTGATCGACTCTGAAAATAGTGGAGAATACGCAGTTGCCGAAACAAAGTTGTCCTCCCTTAATGTTTCAATTTCTTCAGCCTGAAAAGCTTGTAGAAATTTGCTTGCATGGGTAGACACAGACTCATACATATTACCATCTATCTCACTGTAGATACAAGCGAAAATCATGGCTTTTTCGTGAAAGACTTCATTTATTTTTGGGAAAGTAACGTTTTGTAAAGAATCCTTGATTTCCTGATTCCAACCATTCCCATTCACCTCGTACATGAGGTAAGAATGGCCTTCTGAAGAAAGAATCGAAATCGTTTCGGTAATTCCCCATTCATTAGTAAAAACACCCGTCGCTTCCCAATTTTCTTGTTCTCCGCTTTTGATCCAATTCCAATCAGGATATTGACTCATTAACGAGCTCAATTTTTCTTCTTTTTGACTGCTTTCTAACGGTTCTCTACCATGAAGGGTCCACTGATCAATGTCAACATTCTCCTCTTCCAAAATGGAAGCCATTATAAATAAGTCCGATTTTGTTTTTGCATTTGTTATATTTAAAAATATAAGTCCAACCGCTGATAAACCAAATAAAACCATGATTAATTTTTTCATTTATTGAACCCCTCCCCTTCCTACCATTTTGGCCAAGGAGGAGAAGTTCATACAAATGAAATATCGTCACTTTTTGACATATCCGTTGTATGCAAGAAACCTTTACATGGAATCAAAATCAAATTCGCCCTGCCGACGGTGCGCCGTATTTTTGTCGAAATCGCTCGACAAAAGTACCTTTAAAAAATCGACAGGCTTGCCTTTGACTTGACTTCATTCAACAGGGATCAGAAACCCACTTTTATAAAAGTGAAGGAGTTCTGCAGCTCTCGAAATAAACCAATTGCTGAATGAAGTTAAATATGTAAATTATCGGCGCTGAACATTGTCGAATTTTGTATTATTATCTCATACTACCCTTTATTTTACTAAAAAAAACCTTTTTTGAAACATGTATGAAGACCTATATTTAGGCATTTTCCTACTATCCATAGAGATGTGGAAGCTGTCTAGACCAGAATAAATAGTCAAGAAAAAAGTTACTGACGACGCTTCCTATAACAATGGCTAACAATATATATAGCAACCTTGCCTGGGCCACCCGATTTTTACGCAAGAATTTTTCGAAATTTAACGCTTGAAGTGACCACCACGCTAATATAATAAAGACGAGATGCGAGAATATACTTAACAAAGCTTCTTGCCCATATCCCACCATTCATCCCCCCTTTTTCTTAATGTACCTATTCATTATAAACGATGAAATTGAGAAAAGGTTTCTCAATTCTATGACCTATGAAACCATGACCGCTATTAATATATGTAAATTTGCATAATGATTAACCATCGATTTCATTTATTTATCATTTATTTTACAATTCTATTACATTTTACCAAATATTTTAACAATTAGCACTAAAAAGGAAGAGTACTTTAATATTAAGCACCCTTCCTATCCCTTATCTATTACCGTAAAAAATCACCAAATTCATAAAATTGAGCTTGTAAAAAGTCAAACGCAAAGTTTGGAAAGATTCCAAATAAAATGGTTGCCGCTACACAAAGTGCTAAGACGATCCCAGTTGGCACGGGCACTTTGATCGGCTGGAGTGTTACAGCTTTACGGAAGAACATTTGTGCCAGGATCCTGAAATAATAAACATATGAAATGACTGTTGTGGCAATCATTACAGACACTAGGACATACATCGGTTGATCGAGAACAAGTGCCCCTGTAATGATATTAAGCTTCCCAATAAATCCGGCAGTCCCAGGGATCCCCGCTAACGATAAGATCATGATTCCCATCGCAACGGCAAGTGCTGGCGACCTTTGATATAACCCTGAGAAATGGCGAATATCTTCCGATTCTTTCTGATCTGTAAATAGTCCAATGATCGCAAATGCACCTAGATTCATAAACAAATAGGCCATTAAATAAAACCATAACGAATCAAACATAAAGGCCGATAAAGCAGTCAAAGCCACTAATAGATAACCAGCATGAGCGATGCTTGAGTAAGCAAAAAGTCGCTTGATATTTGTTTGCCGTAAGGCCACTACATTTCCGACCACCATCGTGACAGCAGCAATGATCGCGATAAAATCAACCATGACAAGTAAAATCGGCTCTGAGTTCGGACCGTTTGAAGCCGTTAAGAGAAAGATGGATAGAAGAATCCGAACAATAATGACAAAGCCAGCTGTTTTTGAAACGACACTTAGAAATGCTGTAACTGGTGTTGGTGCCCCTTGATAGACATCTGGCGCCCACATATGATAAGGCGCTGCTGCAATTTTAAAGGATAACCCGACAAAGATCATAAGAAAAGCAATCCCAAGCAAAAAGGCCATTTGTGAATCGTTTAATCCGACTAACACCTCACGCATATCCGCTAAATTGGTTGTTCCTGTTAGTCCATAAACATAGCTCATTCCAAACATCGTAACAGCTGTTGAAATACTGCCATTAATCACATATTTCATCGCAGATTCATTGGAGCCAATGTGTTTCTTCCGTAATCCTGCCAATATATAGGAAGAAATTGATAATAATTCGAGACCGATAAATAACGTGATTAAGTCCCCACTTGACGACATAATCATGGCGCCTAAAAGGGCGGTCATAAATAGATAGAAAAACTCTCCGCGATACTCAGATATTCCTTCTTTTGGCTCATAACCCATCGCCAACAGCATCACGAGCCCGGCACCAACTAATAGGAGCAGTTTAAACGCTTTTGCAAAAGCATCAAGTCGGAATGTATCGTATAAAATGGAAGTCACATCACGATCAAGCAGACCGAGCAATGACACAATCGCAGCAAGAATCCCAACGAAGCCAATCCAGCCGAGAATTTTTCGACTTTGCTTTTTTGGCATAAATAAATCGAGTAAAGTTATAACCGTCGCTACCCCTAGGATGATGAACTCAGGCATCATCGTTCCCCATTCAAATGATAACAATGTTTCGAGATCCATCCTTCATCACCCTCCTACCTTCAGCATGATTGATTCTAGTGTTGCTTGCAGCGGGCTGCCTAATAGATTCGGATATACGCCAATGGCGATAATTAAAGCCGTCAACACAAGCGTAGGAATCCACTCGATCCGTTGTAGATCCCAGACTCCAGCCCACTCACGGTTTTCTCTTCCATATGTGACGCCAAGCACGGCACGGAGCAAGTATACCGCCGTCATAATTATCCCAATTGCTCCTATAGCCGCGAGCCATGGCATTTCCCTAAAGAGGCCTAGGAATGCCATAAATTCACTTACAAACCCTGACAAGCCTGGCAATCCAAGTGACGCCATGACGCCTACGAGGAGAAAGCCTGCTGTAAGCGGCATCGCCTTTGCCATTCCACCTAACTTCGGAATTTCGGATGTATTCGTTCTCTCATAAAAGACCCCAACGAGGAAAAATAGCAATGCGGCAATTAATCCATGTGAAATACTTTGGAAGATTGCCCCTTGTATCCCTGCCTCATTTAATGCACCTAAGCCAATTAACACAATTCCCATGTGGGACACCGATGAATAGGCAAGAACCATCTTGAAGTCTGTTTGTGCAAAGGCCAAAAAAGCACCGTACAACAAATTGATCACCCCAAGGATGGCAAGCAAAACAGCAAAGTTTTTTGCTTGCTCCGGAAACAATCCAACGTTAAAACGAATTAACCCATACGCCCCAATTTTTAATAAAACCCCTGCATGAATCATGACAACTGCGGGTGGAGCTTGAACATGCACTCGAACCATCCAGCTATGGAGCGGCACAATCGGCATTTTAAATCCGAATGCGACTAGCAAACTAATAAAAAGTCCAAATTGCAAAGATGGTGAAATGCCATCAACGGCAATCATTTCTCGTAATTCACCAAAATTGACTGTCCCTGTCTGGGCAAACAATACGATGATCACAATTAAGAGAATGGCTGAGCCGAGTCCATTGTAAATCAGAAAGCTGAACGCCGCTTTTTCTTTCTCCTCGTATCCCCATTTACCAATGAGGAAAAAAGCAGCGATTAACGTAAACTCAAAGAATAGGAAAAATAATATAAAGTTTTGGGCTGCAAACACCCCAAGCATCCCGATTTCTAGCAATAAGAACAGAAGATAATAGCCTTTTAACTCTTTGCTGACTTTCACGGAGGCGATTGCAGCCAATGTTGCTATTATTGTTGTTAGCAACAACAGCACAAGTGACAAGCCATCAATTCCCAGTTCATACAAAACAGAATATAAATCTCCATATTGAATCGAATTTTTAAATGAGAACCAGTTGTAACTGACATCCCATTTTTTCAAGTCCGTGCCTGATCCATGTTGAAAATATAGAAACATAGAAATCACAAGCGCAGGCAATGTCGCGAGAATTCCGACTAGTTTAATTAGCTTTCCCTCTGTTTTTGGAATAAAAATGAGAATGAGCATACCAAGGAGAGGAGAAAACACTAAGAACGATAATAGATTCATTATAAATCCCCCCCTGTTAAGGCATAAATGACCACAAGGAGTGCTAGACCGACAAATGCAACTGTCCCATAAACTTGGATTTGTCCGTTTTGGACTTTCGCTCCCCATTTCCCGAGGCGATGAACAGATCCTCTAATGAGTTCAGCGAGTCCTTCAACAATAAACCATTCCACATACTTCAGGAACAGACTGAATACCTTGACGCCTGCGACAGCACTATATCGATAGATCTCATCAACAAAATATTTATTAGATAAAATGCCATGTGCAATTGGCGCTTTACCTGTCAGCCAATCACGCGAAATCGATCCCTTTCCATAGATGAGCCATGCTAGGTAGATTCCTAGCAATGAAAGGAGGGTTGCAAGAAGCATAATCCAAATGGGGCCTTCTTCGTGGCCATTTCCATTTGTTAACCAATCCCCGAGAAATGTTCCAAACCAGGGTGTGTTCACATACCCAGCCACAATTGCTAGTACCGCTAACACTGTCATCGGGAACGTCATAATTGATGGTGATTCACGGATCTCTTGATTAGAATCCCCTCTTCGTTCTCCCATAAAGATCATGAAGAACAGTCTAAACATATAGAAAGCCGTTAAAAAGGCGGTAATGACAGCTAATACAAATAGAATGGGGTGTCCCGCATTCCAAGTAGATATCAAGATTTCATCCTTACTAAAAAATCCAGATAACAACGGAACTCCACTAATCGCCATCGTACCGATTAAAAAGAGCCAACCCGTTTTCGGAAGCTTCTTCCATAATCCACCCATTTTTTCAATATCCTGTGTATGAACGGCATGAATCACACTTCCTGCCGCTAGGAACAATAAAGCTTTGAAAAAAGCGTGTGTCGTTAAGTGAAAGACGCCAGCGACATACCCTGCCGATCCTAAGGCAAGCATCATATAGCCTAGTTGACTCACCGTTGAATAGGCGAGAACTCTTTTAATATCTGTTTGAACGAGTGCAATTGTAGCGGCAAAAATCGCCGTAAATGCACCAACAATTGCGATCGTCAGTAGTGCCGCTTCACTCGCTTGGAAGAGCGGGAATAATGCAGCTACTAAATAAACTCCAGCAGCAACCATTGTGGCGGCATGAATGAGTGCCGATACAGGAGTCGGCCCTTCCATTGCATCTGGAAGCCATGTATGAAGCGGAAATTGACCTGACTTTCCGACTGCTCCCACAAAAATTAAAATCGCTGTTAACGTGATCATCCCTTCCGAAATAACCCCATCACTTACTGCTTGAAAAATTGCTGTATATTCAAAACTGCCAACTTCCCAGAATAATAGAATCATTCCAATTAACAAGCCAACATCCCCAATTCGCGTCATAATAAACGCTTTTTTGGCGGCCTTTTTGGCTTCTTCTTTGTAAAAATAAAACCCAATGAGTAAAAACGATCCCAATCCAACTAACTCCCAAAAGATATAGGTTTGCAATAAATTAGGGGATAGGACCAGCCCAAGCATGGCAAAGGTAAACAACCCTAAATAGGCGTAATATACGGATAAACGGTCATCGCCTTTCATATATCCCGCTGAGTAAATATGTACAAGAAAGCTTACGAGAGATACAATGACGAGCATTAATGCGTTTAATTGATTCACTTCAAACCCGACCGTTAAATGGAGGTTTCCAATTTGTAACCAAGGTGTTTCTGCTTTGTACGTTGACACTGTAAAACGTTCGAACAGAACAATGATTGAGAAGATAAAAGCTAATAAGGTTAAGAAAATGCCAACCTTGTCACTCGATGATTTGAGCTGTTTTCTGAACAAAGTGAGCACAAGAAATGATAGCAACGGGAATAGCGGTATGATCCATGCATTCTCTATCAATGTTAGATCCCCCTTCTATGTGTAATTTAAGGTAGACCCTATTCAGTTCTTCCAACTTTTACGGAATAGACTTTTCTGGTTTCCCTTTTATGAGGTTTCTTTTATCTAAACGATCCTTCTACTTTAATCCCACTTTTTACCCTTACTATCAATGTTTCATTGTGTTCATTTCATCAATGTTCACGGTTTTACGATTTCGATAGAGGGCAATCAAGATCGCTAAACCAATTGCTGCCTCGGCGGCTGCGACAGCCATCATGAACAAGGCAAAGATTTGTCCGTCAATCGATGGAGCAATCCCTAATTTACTAAACGCAACTAGATTAATATTTACGGAGTTTAACATTAACTCAATCGAAATAAGAACAATGACCGTATTTCGCTTCGTTAATGCCCCATATAGCCCAATACAGAAAAGGATTAAGGCTAGAGCGAGGTAGGCTGAAATTGGTACAGAACTCATTTCTGATCTACCTCCTTCTCATCATCCTGTTTTGCTAAAATAATGGCCCCGATTAAGGCGACTAAAAGCACAACTGAAGTTAATTCAAACGGAATGATATATTTGCTGTACAAGGCGATTCCAATTTGCTCGGTATTGTTTTCGTGAAGGGTCCCCGCTACTTGAGGGAACTCCAAATTATAAATTCCTAAATAAACGACAACGCCAAAGCCGATGACGCCTAGAAGCAATAATGTTTTTCTGAACCGGCCGCCTGTATTCACAACGGTATCATTTTGACGTGTAAGCATAATTCCAAACAACATAATGATCGTAATCGCCCCGGAGTAGATGAGAATTTGAACGACTGCTAGAAATTCCGCTGATAGCAGAACATAGATCCCTGCGATGCTTACGAAAGTGGCGACAAGCGCCAACACCATGTGGACAACCTTTGTTAAATGAAGGAGAAGAACGCCGCCAGCTAAAGCAATGACGGCCAAGACGATAAAGGCTAAAAATTCTCCCGAGATCATGGCTTATTCACCTGCCGTATGTTTTGATCATTTTCATCAAGCCATTCCAGATCTTTGTAAAGCTTGTCACGGCTATACTGAGCCAGTTCAAAGTTGTTCGTCATGATAATCGCCTCAGTCGGACAAACTTCCGTACATAAATCACACAAGATACATATTTCGAAATTAATATCATACGTATCGATGACCTTTTTTACCTTCGCTTCAGGGTCTGGATTTTTCTTGCCTGTCAACGTAATACAATCCGTCGGACAAATATTCGCACAGAGATTACAAACAATGCATTTATCCGGATAAAATTTTTGAATGCCGCGAAAACGATCTGGAAGAGGAAGCGGCTTATTTGGGTAGTCATAGGTTACTTTTTCACGTGCTAGATTTTTCAGTGTATAGGTTAAACCCTTCATTAATCCAAGCATGTCATCACCTCTTATCAAATTCGCCCCGCCGAATTTGCGCCCGGATCTTTATAGAGCTCGCTCTATAAAATACCCTAAAAAAAATCCGTGGCATCCGCCGGAGGCTTAACTTCATCATCTCTTAACTTTGAAGTTAGGAACTTTTATACCTGTCGCAAACTATCGGTACAAAAACTTTTGCTGAATGAAGTTAAAGGAAAGTGCCCCTTTAAGTTTTTGGGAGACCTTTGGGAATACGTGGCTTGGCCTTATACACCAAAGGTCCGTATTTAGCAAAATCTTTTCTTTAAAATAGTTTCATCAATTCTTTTACTATCGCTGTAAGAAAAATATTTGCCAGAGCGACCGGCAAAAGTACCTTCCACCCGAATTCCATGAGTTGATCTGGACGGACACGTGGGAATGTAACACGCAACCACAACAAGATGAAAAGAATTAGGCTAAATTTCAAGGCAAACCAGACAGCCCCAGGAATAAAGTCTAAAAACGGAAGCGGCAGCCATCCGCCTAAAAATAAGACAGTAACTAACGCGGACATCCCAAACATATATACATATTCCGTCAACATAAAGAAGGCAAATCGGAACCCTGAATATTCAACATGATACCCTGAAACGAGCTCTGACTCAGACTCTGGAAGGTCAAATGGAACCCGGTTTAGTTCAGCTACAGCTGCAATGAAGAATACGACAAAAGCAATCGGTTGTAATAAAATAAACCAGCCATTTTCCTGAGCCGCGACAATATCATTTAAATTCATACTGCCTGTCAATAAGATGACGCCAACGACAGACATGACAAGCGGAATTTCATAAGAAATCATTTGAGCGGCTGCCCGCATCGAACCTAAAAGTGCATATTTGTTGTTGGAAGCCCATCCGCCCGTTACAATTCCTAATGTCGTCAACCCTGATATCGCTATATAGTAAAGCAATCCAACCCCAATATCGGCAAACTGAAATTTATCAGTAAAAGGAATGACGGCCAGCACCATAAAGGATGGAGCAAACGCAATAATTGGCGCTAGTATAAATAACGGTCGATCAGCAAGTTTCGGAATGGTATCTTCTTTTAATAAAAGCTTCAGAACATCTGCAACCGTTTGGAGCAGACCCCATTTTCCACCTAATTGATTAGGACCGTGGCGTAGCTGCATGTATCCCATGACCTTCCTCTCTGCCAAAACGGCATAGGATACAAACCCGAGCAAGGCTAATAGGAAGACAACAGCAAGTAAAAAGTAAATCCCTACATTCGTTAGACTTGGACTACTTTGTAAAAGACCTTCCATTAGCCATCTACCTCCCCTAACACAATGTCAATCGCACCTAAAATGACGGTTAAGTTTGCAATGGATTCTCCTTCTAGTAGTTTTGGAAGAATTTGCAGATTGTAGAAGGATGGCCGTCTGAAT is a genomic window of Niallia sp. XMNu-256 containing:
- the murA gene encoding UDP-N-acetylglucosamine 1-carboxyvinyltransferase; this translates as MEKIIVRGGKRLSGTVKVEGAKNSVLPVIAATLLASDGRSVIRDVPTLSDVYTINEVLRYLNADVAFENNTVIVDASRTLSVEAPFEYVRKMRASVLVMGSLLARNGRARVALPGGCAIGSRPIDQHLKGFEAMGATVKVGNGFIEAEAKNGRLHGAKIYLDFPSVGATENIMMAAVLADGVTVIDNVAKEPEIVDLANFLNKMGAKVKGAGTGTIRIEGVDVLYGAEHHIIPDRIEAGTFMVAAAITGGNVLVKGAVPEHLNSLIAKMVEMGVTIMEEDEGLRVIGSDHLKAVDIKTMPHPGFPTDMQSQMMALLLHAQGTSMITETVFENRFMHVEEFRRMNADLKIEGRSVVINGPSNLQGAEVAATDLRAAAALVLSGLVADGITRVTELKHLDRGYVDFHEKLASLGADIERVKEVEEVASYDEKIVSDLNA
- a CDS encoding YwmB family TATA-box binding protein — protein: MKKLIMVLFGLSAVGLIFLNITNAKTKSDLFIMASILEEENVDIDQWTLHGREPLESSQKEEKLSSLMSQYPDWNWIKSGEQENWEATGVFTNEWGITETISILSSEGHSYLMYEVNGNGWNQEIKDSLQNVTFPKINEVFHEKAMIFACIYSEIDGNMYESVSTHASKFLQAFQAEEIETLREDNFVSATAYSPLFSESIKGHTERINLQLGLRNQGLGGKTTLVVGTPIITIEY
- a CDS encoding DUF1146 family protein, whose product is MVGYGQEALLSIFSHLVFIILAWWSLQALNFEKFLRKNRVAQARLLYILLAIVIGSVVSNFFLDYLFWSRQLPHLYG
- the nuoN gene encoding NADH-quinone oxidoreductase subunit NuoN, with protein sequence MDLETLLSFEWGTMMPEFIILGVATVITLLDLFMPKKQSRKILGWIGFVGILAAIVSLLGLLDRDVTSILYDTFRLDAFAKAFKLLLLVGAGLVMLLAMGYEPKEGISEYRGEFFYLFMTALLGAMIMSSSGDLITLFIGLELLSISSYILAGLRKKHIGSNESAMKYVINGSISTAVTMFGMSYVYGLTGTTNLADMREVLVGLNDSQMAFLLGIAFLMIFVGLSFKIAAAPYHMWAPDVYQGAPTPVTAFLSVVSKTAGFVIIVRILLSIFLLTASNGPNSEPILLVMVDFIAIIAAVTMVVGNVVALRQTNIKRLFAYSSIAHAGYLLVALTALSAFMFDSLWFYLMAYLFMNLGAFAIIGLFTDQKESEDIRHFSGLYQRSPALAVAMGIMILSLAGIPGTAGFIGKLNIITGALVLDQPMYVLVSVMIATTVISYVYYFRILAQMFFRKAVTLQPIKVPVPTGIVLALCVAATILFGIFPNFAFDFLQAQFYEFGDFLR
- a CDS encoding NADH-quinone oxidoreductase subunit M encodes the protein MNLLSFLVFSPLLGMLILIFIPKTEGKLIKLVGILATLPALVISMFLYFQHGSGTDLKKWDVSYNWFSFKNSIQYGDLYSVLYELGIDGLSLVLLLLTTIIATLAAIASVKVSKELKGYYLLFLLLEIGMLGVFAAQNFILFFLFFEFTLIAAFFLIGKWGYEEKEKAAFSFLIYNGLGSAILLIVIIVLFAQTGTVNFGELREMIAVDGISPSLQFGLFISLLVAFGFKMPIVPLHSWMVRVHVQAPPAVVMIHAGVLLKIGAYGLIRFNVGLFPEQAKNFAVLLAILGVINLLYGAFLAFAQTDFKMVLAYSSVSHMGIVLIGLGALNEAGIQGAIFQSISHGLIAALLFFLVGVFYERTNTSEIPKLGGMAKAMPLTAGFLLVGVMASLGLPGLSGFVSEFMAFLGLFREMPWLAAIGAIGIIMTAVYLLRAVLGVTYGRENREWAGVWDLQRIEWIPTLVLTALIIAIGVYPNLLGSPLQATLESIMLKVGG
- the nuoL gene encoding NADH-quinone oxidoreductase subunit L, which gives rise to MIENAWIIPLFPLLSFLVLTLFRKQLKSSSDKVGIFLTLLAFIFSIIVLFERFTVSTYKAETPWLQIGNLHLTVGFEVNQLNALMLVIVSLVSFLVHIYSAGYMKGDDRLSVYYAYLGLFTFAMLGLVLSPNLLQTYIFWELVGLGSFLLIGFYFYKEEAKKAAKKAFIMTRIGDVGLLIGMILLFWEVGSFEYTAIFQAVSDGVISEGMITLTAILIFVGAVGKSGQFPLHTWLPDAMEGPTPVSALIHAATMVAAGVYLVAALFPLFQASEAALLTIAIVGAFTAIFAATIALVQTDIKRVLAYSTVSQLGYMMLALGSAGYVAGVFHLTTHAFFKALLFLAAGSVIHAVHTQDIEKMGGLWKKLPKTGWLFLIGTMAISGVPLLSGFFSKDEILISTWNAGHPILFVLAVITAFLTAFYMFRLFFMIFMGERRGDSNQEIRESPSIMTFPMTVLAVLAIVAGYVNTPWFGTFLGDWLTNGNGHEEGPIWIMLLATLLSLLGIYLAWLIYGKGSISRDWLTGKAPIAHGILSNKYFVDEIYRYSAVAGVKVFSLFLKYVEWFIVEGLAELIRGSVHRLGKWGAKVQNGQIQVYGTVAFVGLALLVVIYALTGGDL
- the nuoK gene encoding NADH-quinone oxidoreductase subunit NuoK — translated: MSSVPISAYLALALILFCIGLYGALTKRNTVIVLISIELMLNSVNINLVAFSKLGIAPSIDGQIFALFMMAVAAAEAAIGLAILIALYRNRKTVNIDEMNTMKH
- a CDS encoding NADH-quinone oxidoreductase subunit J; this encodes MISGEFLAFIVLAVIALAGGVLLLHLTKVVHMVLALVATFVSIAGIYVLLSAEFLAVVQILIYSGAITIIMLFGIMLTRQNDTVVNTGGRFRKTLLLLGVIGFGVVVYLGIYNLEFPQVAGTLHENNTEQIGIALYSKYIIPFELTSVVLLVALIGAIILAKQDDEKEVDQK
- the nuoI gene encoding NADH-quinone oxidoreductase subunit NuoI, with the protein product MLGLMKGLTYTLKNLAREKVTYDYPNKPLPLPDRFRGIQKFYPDKCIVCNLCANICPTDCITLTGKKNPDPEAKVKKVIDTYDINFEICILCDLCTEVCPTEAIIMTNNFELAQYSRDKLYKDLEWLDENDQNIRQVNKP
- the nuoH gene encoding NADH-quinone oxidoreductase subunit NuoH is translated as MEGLLQSSPSLTNVGIYFLLAVVFLLALLGFVSYAVLAERKVMGYMQLRHGPNQLGGKWGLLQTVADVLKLLLKEDTIPKLADRPLFILAPIIAFAPSFMVLAVIPFTDKFQFADIGVGLLYYIAISGLTTLGIVTGGWASNNKYALLGSMRAAAQMISYEIPLVMSVVGVILLTGSMNLNDIVAAQENGWFILLQPIAFVVFFIAAVAELNRVPFDLPESESELVSGYHVEYSGFRFAFFMLTEYVYMFGMSALVTVLFLGGWLPLPFLDFIPGAVWFALKFSLILFILLWLRVTFPRVRPDQLMEFGWKVLLPVALANIFLTAIVKELMKLF